A single Halobellus ruber DNA region contains:
- a CDS encoding DUF7680 family protein, with amino-acid sequence MTTGLDATRSGTATERASSFGSSVYGGRPTFAMTRREGSNGGEVTLYELLPEEQAATRRDRLERRGRSLVVESFEEVFDDSSVKEAAHWDWEEWTAVKIARLDGGRFRALSPLLKETVDDAERDATTVTSSGVGDLFLPETAGVRLALAFRGIKPLRRVDRMRALCRGIARMGNEECYYWHAKCRAPSSPNGEKALRTLLTDHL; translated from the coding sequence ATGACGACAGGACTCGACGCAACGCGGTCCGGTACAGCGACAGAGCGTGCGTCTTCCTTCGGGAGTAGCGTCTACGGCGGACGCCCAACATTCGCGATGACGCGCCGCGAGGGCTCGAACGGGGGTGAGGTAACGCTGTACGAACTGCTCCCCGAAGAGCAGGCAGCGACCCGTCGCGATCGGCTCGAACGCCGTGGGCGTTCCCTCGTCGTCGAGTCCTTCGAGGAGGTCTTCGATGACTCGTCGGTCAAGGAGGCGGCCCACTGGGACTGGGAGGAGTGGACGGCCGTGAAGATCGCCCGTCTCGATGGTGGGCGCTTCCGTGCCCTCTCCCCGCTCCTCAAGGAGACCGTCGACGACGCGGAACGCGATGCCACGACCGTGACCTCCAGCGGCGTTGGCGACCTCTTTCTCCCGGAGACAGCCGGCGTGCGTCTGGCACTCGCGTTCCGCGGCATCAAACCGCTCCGGCGTGTCGACAGGATGCGTGCCCTCTGTCGCGGCATCGCCCGTATGGGCAACGAGGAGTGTTACTACTGGCACGCGAAATGTCGAGCACCGTCCAGCCCGAACGGCGAAAAAGCGCTGCGAACCCTGCTGACTGACCATCTATGA
- a CDS encoding ATP-binding protein: MSSSDYPGLFESCTPRGDVLDGTLQEDQFAASLATVAHSSDDAAPVYRDATQFFDMTYPTDGLRTLLSNLAGRFLSGGGRDSGGYSSSILCLDTRFGGGKTHDLIASYHLANNPTDIGELSRHLVEGEEDLGAAYLDAVNQGLNVDTSVFVGGHVDARNARSDRSDPNAPNTRTMWGEIAYQLYGLDGYEYLKEYDQDRNAPGGNTLKGLFELGDGPALILIDEIAAYLEAASAVEVGNATLASQTLSFVLSLLETASEVDEVTVVYSIADTAFEEEAEEVRTLIDELNQIGRRQHKTVTPTSENEVGQVLQHRLFEDIERGQAERLAESYFRYYADSDRQFPQEATDASFVGRLEREYPFHPTIIDTLTEKIDTIPKFQRTRGALKLLARSVYYLWNHQPDHYDRHWIRLYDLTPADNAPDGSIGSTLRETLFEFVDLSSAVTADIFSDDGTAHAQLEDRKWIEKGIPPLGSHLTTTVLWHSLAYGEQATGLTRAEMNAALGHPGIRFDNYDSALEALAGGDMNVACYYLYDEERVRFKSDPNLIRIIDQRVDNTPDAQARSRFGARLESETGTGVFKPVSYPESPADLPDSASAPQLAVMHMHTAPVTRKLLEDNSNPESVPEKVKSLYQKSASKQGGDVQSRVYKNYVLFLAPDEERVRGAIDEARQLEAIEALLDDSQQTADLSEDQIEDLRERQDKKYGLLGELVRGAYRHLYYVDRDGLTHITINATEANGGTSLVSAVKETLDDRLIRADADAKGIAFFKQKLWQQTQDSMTTQQLVAQFAKKPGLPYLLSTKPLRKTVAKMVGEAGYTYWDAESETVYWDGDADDHPENWQKRSPFADSPDVEISIRDTDVKIGNDYVVYTDIEALLDVHHDSIRPPEATEIECAEEGCSTMVEPSNDGPAYCEEHQKPPEKARCRSCGDRYDESELNAQNLCPECARPSGWETSTSQMAASRAFNKVRTDALSKAASDGSPGVSQVTVEVMGEDRLSKGSFIAQQDALTDRSDAVSVRMNYDVKTSTGSSYSANYQGSLDDFSRVTNQPDPFGESLNVTLKFRIEFDEPEPMTDAEEDVLTALQAALGQTSIDVKVQAKGPGEVPTEATQ, from the coding sequence ATGAGTAGTTCAGACTATCCAGGTCTGTTTGAGTCTTGTACTCCCAGAGGAGATGTCCTCGATGGAACGCTACAGGAGGACCAGTTCGCAGCCAGCCTGGCGACTGTCGCTCATTCGTCCGACGACGCCGCTCCAGTCTATCGAGATGCGACGCAGTTTTTCGATATGACGTACCCAACCGACGGGCTGCGGACGCTGCTGAGTAATCTCGCGGGACGGTTCCTCTCCGGTGGTGGGCGCGATAGCGGCGGTTACTCCAGCAGTATTCTGTGTCTTGACACCCGCTTCGGTGGGGGGAAGACGCACGATCTCATCGCCTCGTACCATCTCGCGAATAACCCGACTGATATTGGGGAGCTCAGTCGCCATCTCGTAGAGGGTGAAGAAGACCTCGGTGCAGCATATCTGGATGCAGTAAATCAAGGGCTCAATGTTGACACCTCTGTCTTCGTGGGAGGTCACGTCGACGCCCGAAACGCCCGAAGTGACCGATCAGATCCGAATGCTCCAAACACGCGGACGATGTGGGGCGAAATCGCCTACCAGCTGTATGGTCTCGATGGCTACGAGTATCTGAAAGAGTACGACCAGGACAGGAACGCACCTGGCGGGAACACGCTGAAGGGCCTGTTCGAGCTTGGTGATGGGCCGGCCCTCATCCTCATTGACGAGATTGCAGCCTATCTCGAAGCGGCGTCCGCAGTTGAGGTGGGGAACGCGACCTTGGCCAGTCAGACCCTGAGCTTCGTTCTCTCACTCCTTGAGACCGCATCTGAAGTTGACGAAGTCACTGTCGTCTACAGTATAGCGGACACTGCTTTCGAGGAGGAAGCCGAGGAAGTCCGCACTCTCATTGACGAACTCAATCAGATCGGTCGTCGGCAACACAAGACTGTTACTCCGACCTCAGAGAACGAGGTAGGACAGGTTCTCCAGCACCGGCTCTTCGAGGACATCGAACGGGGCCAGGCCGAGAGGCTCGCTGAGTCGTACTTCCGGTACTACGCTGATAGCGACCGACAGTTCCCACAGGAGGCGACGGACGCCAGCTTCGTGGGCCGGCTGGAACGCGAGTATCCGTTCCATCCGACGATCATCGATACGCTCACGGAGAAGATCGATACGATTCCCAAGTTTCAGCGAACTCGGGGCGCGCTAAAACTCCTCGCACGGTCTGTCTACTACCTCTGGAACCACCAGCCCGATCACTACGATCGTCACTGGATCCGACTCTACGACCTCACGCCCGCTGACAACGCTCCTGACGGGAGCATCGGCTCAACGCTCCGGGAGACCCTCTTCGAGTTCGTCGATCTAAGTTCCGCGGTCACTGCGGACATCTTCAGCGACGATGGCACTGCGCACGCTCAGCTCGAAGACCGGAAATGGATTGAGAAAGGGATCCCGCCGCTCGGCAGTCATCTGACGACCACTGTTTTGTGGCACAGCCTCGCCTACGGGGAGCAAGCAACCGGTCTCACCCGTGCGGAGATGAACGCCGCACTCGGCCACCCTGGCATCCGCTTCGACAACTACGACTCGGCGTTGGAGGCTCTTGCTGGCGGCGATATGAACGTCGCGTGCTACTACCTCTACGACGAAGAGCGGGTCCGCTTCAAGTCCGATCCAAACCTCATCCGTATCATCGATCAGCGGGTGGATAACACACCCGACGCGCAGGCTCGTTCACGGTTCGGGGCCCGTCTGGAAAGCGAAACGGGGACTGGTGTTTTCAAGCCGGTTTCGTATCCCGAGTCACCGGCTGACCTCCCTGACAGTGCATCGGCACCTCAGCTTGCAGTGATGCATATGCACACGGCACCGGTTACGAGGAAGCTTCTCGAAGACAACTCGAACCCGGAGTCAGTCCCGGAGAAGGTCAAGTCACTCTATCAAAAGTCGGCGTCGAAACAGGGTGGCGACGTTCAAAGCCGGGTATACAAGAACTACGTCCTGTTCCTTGCTCCGGACGAGGAGCGTGTGCGCGGCGCTATCGACGAGGCACGGCAACTCGAAGCGATTGAGGCACTACTCGACGATTCACAACAGACAGCCGATCTCTCTGAAGACCAGATCGAGGATCTCCGGGAACGACAAGACAAGAAGTACGGTCTCCTCGGCGAACTCGTCCGAGGGGCTTACCGGCATCTCTACTACGTCGATCGTGACGGGCTTACGCATATCACGATCAACGCGACCGAAGCGAACGGCGGAACGTCGCTCGTCAGCGCCGTCAAGGAAACTCTCGACGACCGCCTGATTCGCGCCGACGCCGACGCGAAGGGCATTGCGTTCTTCAAACAGAAGCTGTGGCAGCAGACCCAGGATTCGATGACGACCCAGCAGCTAGTCGCACAGTTCGCAAAGAAGCCAGGACTTCCCTATCTTCTGAGTACGAAGCCGCTGCGTAAGACCGTCGCGAAGATGGTCGGCGAGGCGGGGTACACCTATTGGGACGCGGAATCTGAAACCGTCTACTGGGATGGCGATGCGGACGATCATCCCGAAAATTGGCAGAAGCGGTCGCCCTTTGCTGACTCCCCTGACGTGGAGATCTCGATACGCGATACCGACGTGAAGATCGGGAACGATTACGTCGTCTACACGGATATCGAGGCCCTGCTCGACGTACATCACGACTCCATCCGGCCGCCCGAAGCAACGGAGATCGAGTGTGCTGAGGAGGGTTGTTCAACGATGGTTGAGCCGTCTAACGATGGTCCAGCCTACTGTGAGGAGCATCAGAAACCTCCCGAAAAGGCTCGCTGTCGAAGCTGCGGGGACAGGTACGACGAAAGCGAACTGAACGCGCAAAACCTCTGTCCCGAGTGTGCCCGGCCTTCTGGCTGGGAAACCTCGACGAGCCAGATGGCGGCATCGCGGGCGTTCAACAAAGTGCGAACCGACGCGCTCTCGAAAGCGGCGTCAGACGGCTCGCCGGGAGTCTCGCAAGTCACGGTCGAAGTGATGGGCGAGGATCGGCTCTCAAAGGGCTCGTTCATCGCTCAGCAAGATGCCCTCACCGACCGATCGGACGCGGTTTCGGTCCGGATGAACTACGACGTGAAGACATCGACGGGTTCGAGCTACAGCGCGAACTACCAGGGTAGCCTCGACGACTTCTCGCGGGTGACGAACCAGCCCGACCCGTTCGGCGAGTCGCTCAACGTCACGCTGAAGTTCCGGATCGAGTTCGACGAACCCGAACCGATGACCGACGCCGAGGAAGATGTCCTCACAGCGCTACAGGCGGCTCTTGGCCAGACCAGTATTGACGTGAAAGTTCAAGCCAAAGGACCGGGCGAAGTACCCACCGAGGCAACCCAATGA